The DNA window TTTACTTAGCCTGCCAGCGGGCGCTGAGGTGATGGCGCCGGTGCGCGTTCGTGATCTTGAACAGCAGTATCTGGCCGCGGTCAGCAGTGAGGGCTATCTGTTGATCATCCGTCTCGCCGACCTGCCGCAGCTCGCCAAAGGCAAGGGCAATAAAATCATTAACGTCCCCTCAGCCCGCCTCAAATCCGGCGAGGAGTGCTTGGCGGATCTGTGTGTACTCGGCGCCAACGACAGCCTCACCATCGCCGCCGGCAAGAAACCCAAGACCCTAAAGCCCGACGAGTGGCAGACCTACACCGGCGAGCGCGCTCGCCGCGGCCTCAAACTCCCTTTCATCAAAAAAGGGGTACGACCCCAATTCACCTCGTAAGTGGGGTCGTACCCCATTTTTTTGGTTGAATTTTCCCGGGTAAACCCCATCTAATAGGGCGGTTCCTTTTCGACTCTTTAGCGTTCGGAGATATCAATGAAGCGTGTACTGCTTTTTCTGGCAACCAACCTTGCCATCATTGTGGTGCTCAGCATTACCCTGCGCATCCTCGGTGTCGAGCGCATTTTGGATGAGCAGGGGGTGGGGCTTAGCTACGGCAACCTGCTCGTGTTTGCTTTGGTGTTTGGTTTTGGCGGTTCGTTTATCTCCTTGGCGCTATCCAAATGGATGGCCAAGCGCGCCATGCGGGTGCAGATCATCGAACAGCCGCGTAACAGTACTGAGCAGTGGCTGGTGGATACCGTGCGCCGTCAGGCCAAACAGGCCGGCATCGGCATGCCCGAGGTGGGGATTTTCAATTCCCCAGATCCCAACGCCTTTGCTACCGGCATGAGCCGTAATAATGCTTTGGTGGCGGTCAGCACCGGCCTAATGCAGAACATGGGCCAAGACGAGGTTGAGGCGGTTCTGGGTCATGAGGTCGCGCACGTGGCCAATGGCGATATGGTGACGCTGGCCTTGATTCAAGGCGTAGTGAACACCTTCGTGATCTTCTTGGCGCGGGTGATTGGCCATTTCGTGGATCGCGCCGTGTTTAAGACCGAATCTGGCCACGGTCCGGCGTTTTGGATTGTCACCATTGTTGCGGAAATCATCCTCGCCATCCTGGCATCGATCATCGTCTTCTGGTTCTCGCGGCAGCGCGAGTTCCGTGCCGATGCCGGTGGCGCGCGTTTGTCCAGTCGCGAGAAGATGATCTCGGCACTGGAGCGTTTGCGCGCTGCTCAGGGACATCCCTCTCAGCTGCCGGATCAGATGGCTGCCTTTGGTATCCGCGGTGGTCGGGCTCAGGGCCTGAAGGCTTTGTTCATGACTCATCCGCCTTTGGAAGATCGTATCCAGGCTCTGAAAGCCAGCAGCTTCTAAAGCACGGTTTGTTTGGCACCAGCGCCGGGCACCTCACGCACCAAGCGGGGCATGAGGTAGCCCGGTAGCTGGTTCGCTAATTCCTCTAGCAATACCTTGGCCTGAGATTCCGGCACCTCGAAATGGGCGGCGCCCTGAACGCGGTCCAAAAGGTGCAGATAATAGGGCTGCACGCCGATATCCATGAGGCGCTCGCTGAGCTCTGATAATACCCGCACATCATCATTAACGCCTTTGAGCAGGACCGCTTGGTTGTAAAGGCGCACCCCAATAGCGCTTAAGCGCGCCAACGACTCTGCCACGTTAGCATCCAGTTCTTGGGCGTGATTGGCGTGTATGACCATGATTTTTCTTGGCATGGGTAGGGCGCTGAGCCAAGCGAGAAGGGGCTCGTCGACCCGCTGGGGTAGCACCACCGGCAGACGCGTATGCAGGCGCAGGCAGCGCAGATGCGGGATGGCCGCCAGATCGCTTGCCATGTCCGCCAGCCGAGCATCACTCAGGCTTAAGGGGTCACCGCCGCTAAGTATCACTTCGTTGATCTGGGTGTGCCGGTTTAGCCACTGTATCTGCGCCGGCCACTGACTGCGGCTGCTGGCGCTGGCGTAGGGAAAGTGACGGCGAAAGCAGTAACGGCAATGCACCGCACAAGCGCCGGTGGTGATGATTAAAGCCCGCCCGTGGTATTTGTGAATGATGCCGTTGTCTGTGCTGGCGGCTAAATCCCCCACAGGATCGGCGATAAAACCAAGAGTCTCCAAACACTCTGCCTCCAAGGGCAGGACTTGGCGCAGCAAAGGATCATCGGGCCGGCCTTTCTGTATGCGCGCCAGGTATGGCTGCGGCACACGCAGCGGGAAAAGCTCCGCAGCACGCCGCGCCGCCGGTAATAGAGCCCGGTTCAGATCCAGTATGGCCAAAAGCTCGGCCGGATCGGTGATGGCCTCAGCCATCAGGCGCTGCCAATCGGGGGTCTCACAGTGAAGGGTGATTCGCGGTATCATGTGCGGCTTTGCAGGTTTGGAGATGCGGCAGCATGGCAAGTTATAGCACCAATGAGTTCAAAAGTGGCCTGAAGATCTTGATGGACGGTGATCCTTGCGCCATCGTCGAGAACGAATTTGTGAAGCCGGGTAAAGGCCAGGCCTTTAGCCGCGTGAAGATTCGCAATCTAAAAACCGGTCGTGTTTTGGAAAAGACATTCAAGTCCGGTGAGAGCGTGGAGGCCGCCGATGTCATGGATACCGACATGCAGTATCTCTACAGCGATGGCGAGTTCTGGCACTTCATGCATCCCGAGAGCTTTGAACAGCATGCTGCCGGCGAAACGGCTGTGGCCGATGCCATGAAATGGCTCAAAGAGCAGGACATCTGCACCGTGACACTGTGGAATGGCGCACCGCTGTCAGTCAACCCCCCGAATTTTGTTGAGCTTGCGATCACTGAATGTGATCCGGGCTTGCGTGGCGATACCGCGCAGGGCGGCAACAAGCCCGCGACGTTGGAGACCGGTGCGGTGGTGAAAGTACCTTTGTTTCTTAACGAAGGCGATGTGATTCGCGTCGATACACGCACCGGCGAGTACGTCTCGCGCGCCTAACGCGCGCCTCCCTGTGGTGACGCCAATGGTCGCCTTAGAGGCACGCGCGCAGCTGCTTCAGGCTGTACGCCTTTTTTTTCTAGAGCGCGCCGTCACCGAAGTTGAAACCCCGCTTTTATCGCAGGCCGGCAGCACTGATCCTGCGCTGCATAGCTTGTCTGTGGCGACCGAGTCGGGCATGCGCTGGCTGCATACCTCACCCGAATTTCCGATGAAGCGCCTGCTGGCTGAGGGTAGCGGCGATATCTATCAAATCGCCAAGGTGTTTCGCGATGCTGAGGCGGGGCGCTACCACAATCCCGAATTCACCCTGCTGGAGTGGTATCGCCTAGGGTTTGATCACCATGCCTTGATGGATGAGCTGCAGGCGCTCATCACTGAGTTGGCGAGTATATTCGCGTCACTGACCCCGCCGCCCTCGCAAGCCAAGCATTGGCGGCGGCTGAGCTATCAAGAGGTCTTTATCCAAGCCTTGGGTATCGACCCCCATCAGGCCAGTATTGCAGAACTCGCCGATTGCGCCGCGCAGCAAGGTCTGACGATTAGCGGTGATCTGGATCGGGATGCCTGGTTGGACGCGCTGTTGTCTTTTGTTATCACTTCCTCTTGGCCAGAGGACACGCTGAGCTTTATTTATGACTACCCCGCCAGTCAGGCGGCGCTGGCCAAAATCGATCAAGGCCCACCCCCCACAGCCAGGCGATTTGAGCTCTATTGGGGCCCAGTGGAGCTGGCCAATGGCTTTCATGAACTCACCGATCCCTTGGAACAACGCCAGCGCTTTGAGCATGATTTAGAGCAGCGCGCGGCTCAGGGGCTGGCGCAGATACCCATGGATGAGGGTTTACTCGAGGCGCTGCAGGCGGGGATGCCGGAGTGTGCGGGGGTGGCCTTGGGTTTGGACCGATTGCTGATGCGCCTCACGGGTGCCTCGCACATCCGCGAAGTCCTGTCCTTTTCTTGGGATCAGGCCTAAGCGCGATCGAATTAAGCGCTCAGCATGGCCAGTTTTTCGCCCATTTTCAGGGCTTGGCCGACCTTGAGGTCGCTGTGCCACTGAATCATCCCCGGCG is part of the Ectothiorhodosinus mongolicus genome and encodes:
- the htpX gene encoding protease HtpX, with protein sequence MKRVLLFLATNLAIIVVLSITLRILGVERILDEQGVGLSYGNLLVFALVFGFGGSFISLALSKWMAKRAMRVQIIEQPRNSTEQWLVDTVRRQAKQAGIGMPEVGIFNSPDPNAFATGMSRNNALVAVSTGLMQNMGQDEVEAVLGHEVAHVANGDMVTLALIQGVVNTFVIFLARVIGHFVDRAVFKTESGHGPAFWIVTIVAEIILAILASIIVFWFSRQREFRADAGGARLSSREKMISALERLRAAQGHPSQLPDQMAAFGIRGGRAQGLKALFMTHPPLEDRIQALKASSF
- the epmB gene encoding EF-P beta-lysylation protein EpmB; this encodes MIPRITLHCETPDWQRLMAEAITDPAELLAILDLNRALLPAARRAAELFPLRVPQPYLARIQKGRPDDPLLRQVLPLEAECLETLGFIADPVGDLAASTDNGIIHKYHGRALIITTGACAVHCRYCFRRHFPYASASSRSQWPAQIQWLNRHTQINEVILSGGDPLSLSDARLADMASDLAAIPHLRCLRLHTRLPVVLPQRVDEPLLAWLSALPMPRKIMVIHANHAQELDANVAESLARLSAIGVRLYNQAVLLKGVNDDVRVLSELSERLMDIGVQPYYLHLLDRVQGAAHFEVPESQAKVLLEELANQLPGYLMPRLVREVPGAGAKQTVL
- the efp gene encoding elongation factor P yields the protein MASYSTNEFKSGLKILMDGDPCAIVENEFVKPGKGQAFSRVKIRNLKTGRVLEKTFKSGESVEAADVMDTDMQYLYSDGEFWHFMHPESFEQHAAGETAVADAMKWLKEQDICTVTLWNGAPLSVNPPNFVELAITECDPGLRGDTAQGGNKPATLETGAVVKVPLFLNEGDVIRVDTRTGEYVSRA
- the epmA gene encoding EF-P lysine aminoacylase EpmA, translated to MVALEARAQLLQAVRLFFLERAVTEVETPLLSQAGSTDPALHSLSVATESGMRWLHTSPEFPMKRLLAEGSGDIYQIAKVFRDAEAGRYHNPEFTLLEWYRLGFDHHALMDELQALITELASIFASLTPPPSQAKHWRRLSYQEVFIQALGIDPHQASIAELADCAAQQGLTISGDLDRDAWLDALLSFVITSSWPEDTLSFIYDYPASQAALAKIDQGPPPTARRFELYWGPVELANGFHELTDPLEQRQRFEHDLEQRAAQGLAQIPMDEGLLEALQAGMPECAGVALGLDRLLMRLTGASHIREVLSFSWDQA